The following are encoded together in the Robertmurraya sp. FSL R5-0851 genome:
- a CDS encoding tetratricopeptide repeat protein, whose translation MLKPKRSIKQLKETASRQFTDREEPRRSYINAFQSLSHEQYKVLVYYGVGGIGKSRLQKELQHMTSTLDDTAIKVTIDFREEKHRDPSEALIWFRQQLTQEHNIKFTTFDLAYAIYWSRMKSQITMKSERKSIPFLEEGSFVAELVTQLENLPVVQWIPKTIKLIDGLANYRDVMQWWNRIGKEILADLKDMHPKDIEDMLLVYWAADVISWLKKTNKKAVFFFDTYEALWEKDRSVGSFDERDEWIKELILQFDEVSVLNVICGREKLVWEKSNPEWNSVVEQHLMGELSPTDCKSFLNSCLISDEFIQGAIIQGSEGLPYYLDLMVDTYQLISRKQVPEVADFSKRPEEVLHRFLKYLDRPEKETLKILSVPRFWTEDLFVELVTEFKTFYPVTAFPELCEFSFIQELDQDGSWSMHKLMKQGLYHQVEEQTPSLFQQVHTFLHTYYSKRLDQQEELPTAFVEALHHGERVLTTDKLVDWLSQYSVVMTNNGHWSSLIKEYERLAEEYSDWQVQTLVQQGLCELYLLNGQYELAEARANRAIQLYEIQGEGQIQIAYLQKKLGDLYRNTNDYEKAVYAFVSAIQELEKVQEEPQVLQEIAWISTRLGKIYKLQSKYELAQQSYQKALDKCSRLIEWGEPSAELYATLGQVHEKLGELQNDEGSLGEDLHHFYQSIQSYEQALSSKELKDTITIRAHQGLAYKRLAEAISKKEEKLANFHQAISIYNEVIEKAPEYVDGYEMRGHASVDLLDLYADLGQFSPAFERFQLAVESFETALELSEVQGSSRNRLSSAYRSLGRLYRKQKNYSLAIEAFQTSLIKSDELFQHSPEYIYAHNSRGKIYREMGDCYLDMKEEEQAVRSYKESVVCFKKQLEHSPGSKTAMVNIERLEKLIVRFLA comes from the coding sequence ATGCTAAAACCAAAACGCTCGATCAAACAATTGAAAGAAACCGCGTCTCGGCAGTTTACCGATCGTGAGGAGCCGAGACGGTCGTATATTAATGCCTTCCAATCGTTATCCCACGAGCAATATAAAGTACTCGTCTATTATGGAGTCGGGGGGATTGGCAAGTCACGATTGCAAAAAGAATTACAACATATGACCAGTACACTTGATGACACTGCCATAAAAGTGACGATTGATTTTCGCGAAGAAAAACACCGGGATCCTTCAGAAGCCCTGATTTGGTTTCGCCAGCAATTAACACAGGAGCATAACATCAAATTTACGACCTTTGATTTGGCGTATGCGATTTATTGGAGTCGGATGAAATCGCAAATCACGATGAAGTCTGAGCGAAAGTCGATTCCATTTTTAGAAGAAGGAAGCTTTGTGGCTGAATTAGTCACACAACTTGAAAATCTCCCGGTCGTTCAATGGATTCCGAAGACGATCAAGCTCATTGATGGCCTAGCCAACTACCGGGACGTGATGCAATGGTGGAATCGAATTGGCAAAGAAATACTAGCTGACTTGAAGGACATGCACCCAAAGGATATTGAAGACATGCTTTTGGTGTATTGGGCGGCAGATGTAATCAGTTGGTTGAAAAAAACAAACAAAAAAGCGGTGTTCTTTTTCGATACCTATGAAGCCTTATGGGAAAAGGATCGTTCGGTCGGTTCCTTCGATGAAAGGGACGAGTGGATTAAGGAATTGATCCTGCAATTTGACGAGGTCTCGGTCCTAAATGTCATTTGTGGCCGAGAAAAACTCGTCTGGGAAAAAAGCAATCCGGAGTGGAATTCGGTAGTTGAGCAGCATTTAATGGGGGAACTATCTCCAACGGACTGCAAAAGCTTTCTGAATTCCTGCCTCATTTCAGATGAATTCATCCAAGGGGCGATCATCCAAGGAAGCGAAGGACTTCCCTACTATCTAGACTTAATGGTAGATACGTATCAGCTCATTTCAAGAAAACAAGTGCCTGAGGTAGCGGACTTTTCAAAGCGTCCAGAAGAAGTGCTTCATCGCTTTTTAAAATATTTAGACCGTCCGGAAAAAGAAACGTTAAAAATCTTATCGGTTCCAAGATTTTGGACAGAGGATCTTTTTGTCGAGCTCGTCACTGAATTCAAAACCTTTTATCCTGTGACGGCATTTCCCGAGCTTTGTGAATTCTCCTTTATCCAAGAGCTAGATCAGGACGGATCCTGGTCGATGCATAAGTTGATGAAGCAAGGGCTGTATCATCAGGTGGAGGAGCAAACACCCTCATTGTTCCAGCAAGTTCATACGTTTCTTCATACCTATTATTCTAAAAGACTGGATCAGCAGGAGGAACTTCCAACCGCATTTGTGGAGGCCCTTCATCACGGGGAAAGGGTCCTCACCACGGATAAATTAGTTGACTGGCTTTCTCAATACTCTGTGGTGATGACCAATAACGGGCATTGGAGTTCGTTAATCAAAGAGTATGAAAGATTAGCGGAGGAGTACAGTGACTGGCAAGTACAGACGCTGGTACAACAAGGTCTATGTGAACTGTATCTGTTAAATGGACAATATGAGTTAGCAGAAGCGCGGGCGAATAGGGCGATTCAGCTTTACGAAATACAGGGTGAAGGTCAGATACAAATTGCCTATCTTCAAAAGAAGCTGGGAGACTTGTACCGAAATACCAATGACTATGAAAAAGCGGTTTATGCGTTTGTGAGTGCAATTCAAGAATTAGAAAAAGTCCAAGAAGAACCACAAGTTCTACAAGAGATCGCTTGGATTTCCACACGACTAGGAAAAATCTATAAACTTCAATCCAAATACGAGCTAGCACAACAATCGTATCAGAAGGCTTTAGACAAGTGCTCTAGGTTAATTGAATGGGGTGAACCATCAGCTGAACTATACGCCACCCTCGGGCAAGTGCACGAAAAATTAGGAGAGTTACAGAATGATGAAGGGTCACTTGGCGAGGATCTTCATCATTTTTACCAATCCATTCAATCCTATGAGCAGGCGCTGTCATCGAAGGAGCTAAAAGATACCATCACCATCCGGGCGCACCAAGGTCTGGCCTATAAACGTCTGGCAGAGGCCATTTCTAAAAAAGAAGAGAAACTAGCAAACTTCCATCAAGCGATTTCCATCTACAATGAAGTGATCGAGAAGGCACCGGAATATGTGGATGGGTATGAAATGCGAGGACATGCGTCAGTGGATCTGTTGGATTTGTATGCCGACCTCGGTCAATTCAGTCCAGCCTTTGAAAGATTTCAACTCGCCGTGGAGTCGTTTGAAACAGCGCTAGAGCTTTCAGAAGTCCAAGGAAGTTCAAGAAATAGGCTCAGTTCTGCGTATCGCTCACTTGGAAGATTGTATAGAAAACAAAAGAACTACTCATTAGCCATTGAAGCGTTCCAAACGTCACTAATCAAAAGTGATGAATTGTTCCAGCATTCTCCCGAATACATTTATGCCCACAACAGTCGAGGCAAGATCTATCGGGAAATGGGAGATTGTTATTTAGATATGAAGGAAGAGGAGCAGGCCGTTCGTTCCTATAAAGAGAGTGTAGTATGCTTTAAGAAACAACTGGAACATTCGCCAGGGTCCAAGACAGCCATGGTTAATATTGAGAGATTAGAGAAATTAATCGTTCGTTTTTTAGCATAA
- a CDS encoding ABC transporter ATP-binding protein: MIRQLLEAVELPSHVANQYPHELSGGQKQRVTIARSISIEPDLIVLDEPTASLDVISQGAVLTLLTELRETLNLSYLFISHDLAAVNQMSQRIMVMKDGEIVD; the protein is encoded by the coding sequence ATTATCCGACAGCTTCTTGAAGCGGTGGAACTGCCTTCACATGTAGCGAATCAATATCCGCATGAATTAAGTGGCGGACAAAAGCAACGTGTAACGATTGCGCGTTCGATCAGTATTGAGCCAGATCTGATTGTTCTAGATGAGCCGACCGCAAGCTTAGATGTGATTTCCCAGGGGGCCGTGCTCACTCTTTTAACAGAGCTTCGTGAAACCTTGAATCTTTCTTATTTGTTTATTTCACATGATCTTGCTGCCGTTAACCAAATGAGCCAAAGAATCATGGTTATGAAAGATGGGGAGATAGTCGATTAG
- the rpsN gene encoding 30S ribosomal protein S14 → MAKKSKVAKELKRQKLVEQYAEKRRELKEKGDYEALSKLPRDSAPSRLHNRCLVTGRPRGYLRKFKMSRIAFRELAHKGQIPGVKKSSW, encoded by the coding sequence ATGGCAAAGAAGTCTAAAGTGGCAAAAGAACTTAAAAGACAAAAGCTAGTGGAACAATACGCAGAAAAGAGAAGAGAACTAAAGGAAAAAGGGGATTATGAAGCGTTAAGTAAGCTACCACGTGATTCAGCTCCTTCCCGTCTTCACAATCGCTGCTTAGTGACTGGCAGACCAAGAGGATATTTGAGAAAATTTAAGATGTCGCGTATTGCCTTTCGTGAGCTTGCCCATAAGGGTCAGATCCCTGGTGTAAAGAAATCCAGCTGGTAA
- a CDS encoding type B 50S ribosomal protein L31 translates to MKPNTHPTYNKVVFMDVNSGYKFLTGSTKRSNEKIEWEDGNTYPLLKVEVSSDTHPFYTGKQKFADKGGRVDRFLQKYNMKEK, encoded by the coding sequence ATGAAACCAAATACACATCCTACTTACAATAAAGTGGTCTTTATGGACGTGAACAGTGGCTATAAATTCTTAACCGGTTCTACAAAAAGATCGAACGAGAAGATTGAATGGGAAGATGGAAATACGTACCCCTTACTAAAAGTAGAAGTTAGTTCGGACACCCATCCCTTCTACACAGGCAAGCAGAAGTTCGCAGATAAAGGCGGAAGAGTGGATCGTTTCCTTCAGAAATACAATATGAAAGAAAAATAA
- a CDS encoding GTP-binding protein — translation MRKVPVTVLSGYLGSGKTTLLNHVLQNKENLKFAVIVNDMSEVNIDASMVKKGGFSRTEEKLVEMQNGCICCTLREDLMVEVERLVKEGDIDYILIESSGISEPVPVAQTFSYLDEDLGMNLSEYCQLDTMVTVVDANRFWHDFASGESLLDRKQANDETDTREVVDLLIDQIEFANVLILNKIDLVSQESMEELKAVLQKLNPEAKVVESAHSVVALSNILHTGLFDFDKASQAAGWIKELNEEHTPETEEYGISSFVYRSRKPFHPERWNHWLENWPSEIVRAKGFFWLATRNDMTGLLSQAGPSIIFQGAGEWIAAAPKEEQARILEEEPELLERWDKEYGDRMNELVFIGIDFNKEELIESLDACLLTEEEMDQDWNKLSDPLPPFYVEEVTV, via the coding sequence ATGAGAAAGGTACCGGTAACGGTTTTAAGTGGATACTTAGGTTCGGGGAAGACGACCTTGTTAAATCATGTGTTACAAAACAAAGAAAATTTAAAGTTTGCCGTTATTGTTAACGATATGAGCGAGGTAAATATTGATGCGTCCATGGTGAAAAAAGGTGGATTCAGCCGCACGGAAGAAAAGCTGGTTGAAATGCAGAATGGCTGTATTTGCTGTACATTGCGCGAGGACTTAATGGTGGAAGTAGAGCGGCTTGTGAAAGAAGGGGATATTGATTATATCTTGATCGAATCATCGGGGATTTCTGAGCCTGTACCCGTTGCACAAACGTTTAGTTATTTGGATGAAGACTTAGGAATGAACCTGTCTGAGTACTGTCAACTGGATACGATGGTGACGGTGGTTGACGCGAATCGTTTTTGGCATGACTTTGCTTCAGGTGAAAGTCTCCTTGATAGAAAACAGGCGAATGATGAAACCGATACAAGGGAAGTGGTAGATCTACTCATAGATCAGATTGAATTTGCGAATGTTCTTATCTTAAATAAAATTGATTTAGTGAGTCAAGAAAGCATGGAGGAATTAAAAGCCGTGCTTCAAAAGCTGAACCCAGAGGCGAAAGTGGTTGAAAGTGCACATTCTGTTGTTGCTTTATCAAATATCCTACATACGGGGCTGTTTGATTTTGACAAAGCAAGTCAAGCGGCAGGCTGGATTAAGGAGTTAAATGAAGAGCATACACCAGAGACAGAGGAGTACGGAATCTCTTCCTTTGTGTATCGCAGTAGAAAGCCATTTCATCCAGAAAGATGGAATCATTGGTTGGAAAATTGGCCATCAGAAATTGTTCGTGCGAAGGGGTTCTTCTGGTTAGCGACTCGAAACGATATGACAGGTCTACTCTCGCAGGCTGGGCCCTCTATTATCTTTCAGGGAGCAGGAGAATGGATTGCCGCAGCTCCTAAAGAAGAACAAGCGAGAATTCTGGAGGAGGAACCAGAATTACTGGAACGTTGGGATAAGGAGTATGGTGACCGAATGAATGAACTTGTTTTTATCGGCATAGATTTTAACAAAGAAGAACTGATAGAGAGCCTAGATGCCTGTTTATTAACAGAAGAGGAAATGGATCAAGATTGGAACAAGCTAAGTGATCCACTGCCACCTTTTTATGTAGAAGAAGTAACGGTGTGA
- a CDS encoding FAD-dependent oxidoreductase: MFDWLVIGGGIHGCTISTYLLKHGKVRNEKLCIIDPHSEPMARWKRNTERIGMTFLRSPSVHHIDVHPFSLLQFGKQTDLHNPFYGVYNRPSLQLFNDHSEKIISDFNLKKSWYRGVVEKVQKAKGGWEVTTEDGKMIQSKNVVIAISVNEQLLVPDWAKELAFHSPKQVHHIFDDKLENLKEMKPPIAIIGGGITAAHLAIKMAREFPGEVTLIKRHPFRVHDFDSDPGWLGVKRQGPYRRVMDYTIRREQIKEARLKGSVPKDVFHKIKGLEAKQKLRIVDGEVNSYAMEQEYLTLHVSSKSYQARHVLLATGFYPTRPGNWVEKLIEEEHLHCANCGYPIVSKNLQWCPHLYVMGPLAELEIGPIARNISGARQAAEKIVASL; the protein is encoded by the coding sequence ATGTTTGATTGGTTAGTGATCGGAGGCGGAATTCATGGCTGTACGATTTCAACGTATTTACTTAAACATGGGAAAGTTCGAAATGAGAAACTATGTATCATCGATCCCCATTCGGAGCCCATGGCAAGATGGAAACGAAATACGGAAAGAATCGGTATGACATTTCTTCGGTCTCCGTCCGTTCATCATATTGATGTTCATCCTTTTAGTTTGCTGCAATTCGGAAAGCAAACCGATCTACATAACCCATTTTATGGGGTGTATAACCGTCCATCGCTACAATTGTTTAACGACCATAGTGAAAAAATAATTTCTGATTTCAACTTGAAGAAAAGTTGGTATAGAGGAGTAGTGGAAAAGGTTCAAAAAGCTAAAGGGGGATGGGAAGTAACAACGGAAGATGGAAAAATGATTCAATCGAAAAATGTGGTCATAGCGATTAGTGTAAATGAGCAACTATTGGTACCTGATTGGGCAAAGGAACTTGCTTTCCATTCTCCGAAACAGGTTCACCATATATTTGACGATAAGCTCGAAAATCTAAAGGAAATGAAACCTCCGATTGCAATCATTGGGGGAGGGATTACGGCAGCTCATCTTGCCATCAAGATGGCAAGAGAATTTCCTGGTGAAGTGACCTTAATCAAACGTCATCCTTTTCGGGTTCATGATTTTGATAGTGATCCAGGCTGGTTAGGGGTAAAACGACAAGGGCCCTATCGTAGGGTGATGGATTATACGATTCGTCGAGAACAGATAAAAGAGGCTAGATTAAAAGGCTCTGTACCTAAGGACGTCTTTCATAAAATAAAGGGTCTAGAAGCTAAGCAAAAGCTACGTATTGTTGACGGAGAAGTAAACTCTTATGCAATGGAACAGGAGTATCTAACCCTACACGTAAGCTCTAAGTCTTATCAAGCCCGACATGTATTACTTGCAACAGGATTTTACCCAACAAGACCTGGCAACTGGGTAGAGAAACTGATTGAAGAAGAACATTTACATTGTGCCAATTGTGGCTATCCAATTGTCAGCAAAAACCTTCAGTGGTGTCCGCATTTGTATGTGATGGGACCGTTGGCAGAGTTGGAGATCGGCCCAATTGCTAGAAATATTTCTGGTGCCAGACAGGCAGCCGAAAAAATTGTTGCTAGTTTATAA
- a CDS encoding ABC transporter ATP-binding protein, giving the protein MILLELKNVTKAFPRRARNKSLFVKKEYIKAVHQINFTIASGESIGLVGESGSGKSTLAKLITKLEPLTSGKICFRGQSIKDKRSQWLYKHIQLVFQDSSSSLFPKMTIKEILLEPLLNYYPNEKSTWEESYKKVLRLVNLDESYLSRYPHQLSGGQKQRVCIAKALVVRPELIIFDESISSLDQDSQQVIINMLENIKKQYKLTYLFISHDLVTTRKFCDRIMVMYDGKLVETIEGKNTNNIKHSYSRVLFKTLDIIRN; this is encoded by the coding sequence TTGATCCTATTAGAACTGAAGAATGTGACAAAAGCGTTTCCAAGAAGAGCTAGAAACAAATCATTATTTGTGAAAAAGGAATATATCAAGGCGGTTCATCAAATAAATTTTACAATAGCGAGCGGGGAAAGTATTGGTCTAGTAGGGGAAAGTGGAAGTGGAAAAAGTACGTTGGCTAAACTAATCACAAAATTAGAGCCTCTCACATCAGGAAAAATTTGCTTCAGAGGTCAGTCGATAAAGGACAAGAGAAGTCAATGGTTATATAAACATATTCAACTAGTTTTTCAAGACTCTTCGTCATCCTTGTTTCCAAAAATGACAATAAAGGAAATTTTGTTAGAACCTCTTCTTAATTATTATCCAAATGAAAAATCGACATGGGAAGAAAGCTACAAGAAAGTCCTCAGGCTAGTAAATCTTGATGAGTCATATCTTTCAAGATATCCTCATCAATTGAGTGGTGGGCAGAAGCAACGGGTTTGTATTGCGAAGGCCTTGGTTGTAAGACCAGAACTGATAATATTTGATGAATCCATCTCTAGCCTCGACCAAGATTCGCAACAAGTTATCATAAACATGTTGGAAAATATAAAAAAACAATATAAACTAACCTATTTATTTATTTCACATGACCTAGTGACAACTAGAAAATTTTGTGACCGCATAATGGTAATGTATGACGGAAAACTAGTGGAGACAATTGAGGGAAAAAATACCAATAACATCAAACACTCTTATTCACGTGTACTGTTTAAAACTCTAGATATAATTAGAAACTAA
- a CDS encoding ABC transporter ATP-binding protein, whose protein sequence is MISNRPLLRVKDLEISYYHKPIVQNISFELFAGEMVAITGPSGCGKSVTAHAMVGMLGDRWKVTKGQMIYNDQIINFLDEKEWQRFRRKEISLLIQESLNGLNPIRTVKKQMVETLRLRQKWKSKELEEYLHSLLDQVGFSHPNLILSSYPFELSGGMRQRILLAMMVSMKPKILIADEPTTALDAINREKVMTLLKKLQKDYQLTILLISHDQQSINKYANRIIQMNAGGVIS, encoded by the coding sequence TTGATTTCAAACAGGCCTCTTTTACGTGTAAAAGATTTAGAGATTTCTTATTATCATAAACCTATCGTTCAAAATATATCTTTTGAATTATTTGCCGGAGAAATGGTCGCTATAACAGGACCTAGTGGATGTGGAAAAAGTGTAACAGCGCATGCAATGGTAGGCATGTTAGGAGATCGGTGGAAGGTGACCAAAGGCCAAATGATTTATAATGACCAGATCATTAACTTTCTTGACGAGAAGGAATGGCAAAGGTTTAGACGAAAGGAAATTTCCTTACTGATTCAAGAATCTTTAAATGGTTTAAATCCCATTAGAACGGTAAAAAAACAAATGGTGGAAACATTAAGACTTAGACAAAAGTGGAAGAGTAAGGAGTTAGAAGAGTACCTACATTCTCTTTTAGATCAGGTTGGTTTTTCTCATCCAAACCTAATATTATCGTCATATCCATTTGAACTTAGTGGGGGAATGCGCCAACGGATTTTATTAGCTATGATGGTCAGCATGAAACCTAAGATATTAATCGCAGATGAACCAACCACTGCACTTGATGCCATAAATAGAGAAAAGGTTATGACACTATTAAAGAAATTACAGAAGGACTATCAGCTAACCATTTTATTAATCTCTCATGATCAACAAAGTATAAATAAATATGCAAATCGTATTATTCAGATGAATGCTGGAGGAGTGATAAGTTGA
- a CDS encoding ABC transporter permease, which translates to MKVRDIFKCKKMVGVSLLIFIFVIGLLAPGVSPHDPLEVNLSKRLVSPNFEYPFGTDHLGRCILSRIIYGIRVSVVYSVIIMLLTFVISLPIALFIGYFRGRLDYLIMRFIDVTLAIPDIILAITIVGVLGPSLFNMVMAILIVRWTNYVRFIRSLVIKTCEEDYIFSARMSGNSHFRIMRYYIFPVILQNLVVFGTLDMGKIVLLIAALSFLGLGTQPPTPEWGSMLHDATLYFQIAPFVMIFPGLALFLFMLACQLIGDQYSKHSVKEV; encoded by the coding sequence ATGAAGGTCAGAGATATATTTAAGTGTAAGAAAATGGTTGGTGTATCTCTTCTTATCTTTATTTTTGTAATTGGCTTATTAGCACCAGGGGTATCTCCTCATGACCCTCTGGAAGTAAATCTCTCTAAACGCCTAGTATCGCCAAATTTCGAATATCCCTTTGGAACGGATCATTTAGGACGTTGTATCTTATCACGAATTATTTATGGGATAAGAGTAAGTGTTGTGTATTCTGTGATCATTATGCTTTTAACCTTTGTTATTAGCCTTCCTATTGCTTTATTTATAGGATATTTTCGTGGGAGGTTAGACTATTTGATCATGCGTTTCATCGATGTCACCCTTGCCATTCCAGATATTATCCTGGCAATAACGATTGTTGGCGTATTAGGTCCCAGTCTTTTCAATATGGTAATGGCTATTTTAATCGTTCGATGGACTAATTATGTTCGGTTCATTCGTAGTTTAGTAATAAAAACATGCGAAGAAGATTATATTTTCTCTGCTCGAATGTCAGGGAATTCACATTTTCGTATCATGAGGTATTATATATTTCCTGTTATTCTCCAAAATCTAGTGGTGTTTGGAACGTTGGATATGGGGAAAATTGTCCTTTTAATAGCAGCACTTTCTTTTTTAGGCCTGGGAACCCAACCCCCGACTCCAGAATGGGGAAGTATGCTACATGATGCCACTTTGTATTTTCAGATTGCACCATTTGTCATGATTTTTCCGGGACTGGCCCTCTTCCTGTTTATGTTAGCCTGTCAATTAATAGGTGATCAGTATAGTAAACACAGTGTGAAAGAGGTGTAG
- the nikB gene encoding nickel ABC transporter permease, with amino-acid sequence MIRYGLARLLHLFFVIFFVSTFTFLLLRLAPGDPAYILLTKHNVPASEEALIALRAELGLTESLWSQYIHWLKDAILWDWGTSYVSKEPVVKELVYRLPATLELAFAGLLVMFFVTIILGISTAIYSNNCLDLVGRILAIVGSSVPTFWLGFLFIYFFSVQFGWFPSMGRGTLQHLVLPAITLGLGLGMVYARILRTNMLELNNQPFVKAAKMRGISRTRIFIFHIFKHAFLPVLTMLGTSLAFMLAGSVIVETIFSWPGLGKYIIDAINMRDYPVIQGYVVFTSCLFVTVHIIVDFIYIVLDPRLTVR; translated from the coding sequence ATGATTCGTTATGGGTTAGCCCGTTTATTGCATTTGTTTTTCGTGATTTTTTTCGTATCTACTTTCACTTTTCTATTATTAAGGTTAGCACCAGGTGATCCAGCATATATCCTATTAACCAAGCATAATGTGCCAGCATCTGAAGAAGCATTGATAGCCTTAAGAGCAGAATTAGGTTTGACAGAGAGCTTATGGAGTCAATATATTCATTGGTTAAAAGACGCTATTTTATGGGATTGGGGGACATCCTATGTTTCCAAAGAACCCGTTGTAAAGGAATTAGTATATAGGCTACCCGCGACGTTGGAACTGGCATTCGCTGGATTACTTGTTATGTTTTTTGTGACGATCATTTTGGGGATTTCTACGGCTATTTATTCTAATAACTGCTTGGATTTAGTGGGAAGAATTCTGGCCATTGTCGGTTCTTCCGTTCCTACCTTTTGGTTGGGATTTCTATTTATTTATTTTTTCTCTGTTCAATTTGGTTGGTTTCCTTCTATGGGTCGTGGAACATTACAACACCTTGTGCTACCTGCTATAACCCTGGGATTGGGTTTGGGAATGGTGTATGCTCGTATCCTTCGAACAAATATGCTCGAGCTGAACAATCAACCTTTTGTTAAGGCTGCAAAAATGAGAGGTATTTCAAGAACAAGAATCTTTATTTTTCATATTTTTAAACACGCTTTTCTACCAGTGCTAACCATGCTTGGGACTAGTTTAGCATTTATGCTAGCTGGAAGTGTAATTGTAGAAACTATTTTTTCTTGGCCTGGGTTAGGAAAGTATATAATTGATGCCATTAATATGCGAGATTATCCAGTCATTCAAGGATATGTAGTGTTTACTTCATGTCTATTTGTCACTGTCCATATAATTGTAGATTTTATATATATCGTATTAGATCCAAGATTAACCGTACGTTAG